A single window of Treponema denticola ATCC 35405 DNA harbors:
- a CDS encoding SPFH domain-containing protein, with translation MGLISAAVGAVGGGLADQWLEVIEAGDMGEGIVLAKGVAVRTDKRNTNKKGSSDVVSNGSIIHVNQNQFMMLVDGGKIVDYTAEPGYFKVENSASPSLFGGQFGDALKETFSRFKFGGTTPMKQEVFYVNLQEIKGIKFGTPNPLQYFDNFYNAELFLRTFGNYSIKITDPIKFFKEACPRDAENVHIDEINEQYLSEFLEALQAAISQMSMEGERISFIPSKGTVLSKHMSEILDDSWKELRGMEVLSVGIASISYDDESKELINMRNKGAMLGDPGVREGYVQGSIARGMEAAGSNQAGAGMAFMGMGMGMNAAGGFMGQASQTNMQQMQMNQAAQRAAQGAGQQQGAGAKAAGEWFCTECGHKNTGKFCAECGTPKPQGSGCPSCGAELKAGAKFCPECGTKL, from the coding sequence ATGGGTCTTATATCAGCAGCAGTTGGAGCAGTGGGCGGCGGTTTGGCCGATCAATGGCTCGAAGTTATTGAGGCAGGAGATATGGGTGAGGGCATTGTCCTTGCAAAAGGAGTCGCCGTCCGCACAGATAAACGTAACACAAACAAAAAAGGTTCAAGCGATGTCGTTTCAAACGGCTCTATCATTCATGTAAATCAGAACCAGTTTATGATGTTGGTGGACGGGGGAAAGATAGTCGATTATACGGCGGAGCCGGGATATTTTAAGGTTGAAAATTCGGCATCGCCCTCCCTATTCGGCGGTCAATTCGGAGATGCCCTAAAAGAAACCTTTAGCCGTTTTAAATTCGGCGGTACCACCCCGATGAAGCAGGAAGTATTTTATGTTAATTTACAGGAGATTAAAGGCATTAAGTTCGGTACTCCCAATCCATTGCAATACTTTGACAACTTCTATAATGCGGAATTGTTTTTGCGCACCTTCGGAAATTATTCGATTAAAATAACCGATCCGATAAAGTTTTTTAAAGAAGCTTGTCCTCGTGATGCCGAAAATGTTCACATTGATGAAATAAACGAACAATATTTGAGCGAATTCTTAGAAGCCTTACAGGCTGCTATCAGCCAAATGTCCATGGAAGGCGAGCGTATTTCCTTTATTCCTTCAAAGGGAACAGTGTTGAGCAAACACATGTCCGAGATTCTGGATGATTCATGGAAGGAATTACGCGGAATGGAGGTGCTTTCAGTCGGTATTGCAAGTATTTCCTACGATGATGAATCTAAAGAACTTATCAATATGCGCAATAAGGGAGCTATGCTCGGCGATCCCGGTGTACGGGAAGGCTATGTGCAAGGCTCGATTGCCCGCGGTATGGAAGCGGCAGGTTCAAATCAGGCAGGAGCCGGAATGGCCTTTATGGGCATGGGTATGGGCATGAATGCGGCAGGCGGTTTTATGGGACAGGCAAGTCAAACCAATATGCAGCAGATGCAAATGAATCAAGCCGCTCAGAGAGCTGCTCAAGGAGCAGGGCAACAACAAGGTGCCGGAGCTAAGGCTGCCGGAGAATGGTTTTGCACCGAGTGCGGCCACAAGAATACCGGAAAGTTTTGTGCCGAATGCGGAACTCCGAAACCTCAAGGAAGCGGCTGTCCTTCATGCGGTGCAGAATTAAAGGCTGGAGCAAAATTTTGTCCTGAGTGCGGAACAAAATTATAA
- a CDS encoding zinc dependent phospholipase C family protein, whose protein sequence is MPDKISHILISKKYLEKINDIKGKEYFYYGAIYPDLYDLSKKEEYYKSHFIQKGSGYNSKLLKNFIKKHSYAPPSFLKGVDFHIFTDHFVSKNLNKYYSFYTEIKNKTDIELSKILSDYALYHCRNEKIIPVILKEENDEQIQSSFYEFEKYRKTDIGDISSVNNNYLEFIDEIIDKYLKQNLN, encoded by the coding sequence ATGCCGGATAAAATTTCGCACATACTTATTTCAAAAAAATATCTCGAAAAAATAAACGACATTAAGGGGAAAGAATATTTTTATTATGGTGCAATATATCCCGATCTATATGACTTAAGCAAAAAAGAAGAATACTATAAAAGTCATTTTATTCAAAAAGGAAGCGGATATAACTCAAAGTTACTTAAAAACTTTATTAAAAAACATAGTTATGCACCTCCCTCATTTTTAAAGGGTGTAGACTTTCATATATTTACGGATCATTTTGTTTCTAAAAATTTAAATAAATATTATTCCTTTTACACAGAAATTAAAAACAAAACCGATATAGAATTATCAAAAATCTTATCGGACTACGCTTTGTATCATTGCCGAAATGAAAAAATAATACCGGTAATTTTAAAAGAGGAGAACGATGAGCAAATTCAAAGTTCTTTTTATGAATTCGAAAAATATAGAAAAACGGATATTGGAGATATTTCATCGGTAAACAACAACTATCTAGAATTTATCGATGAAATAATCGATAAATACTTAAAACAAAATCTTAATTAA
- a CDS encoding GNAT family N-acetyltransferase: MVRLAELKDLSRVAEINVYGWRNTYRGIVDDNFLFCELSVEKSIERLKEKVNTQNSTSKLYVYEDDKDGIIKGMMRTGMCRDSDKPDSFELMAIYVEKAFERSGVGSKLITYFQKEAKEAGIHELCIWVFQENRIARSFYEHHGFKPDGKTQVHEALKAPEMRYVKTV; encoded by the coding sequence ATGGTCAGACTTGCAGAATTAAAGGACTTATCAAGAGTTGCAGAAATAAATGTTTACGGTTGGAGAAATACTTATAGGGGTATCGTTGATGATAATTTTTTGTTTTGTGAGTTGTCGGTTGAAAAATCTATCGAGCGTTTAAAGGAAAAAGTTAATACTCAAAACAGTACATCAAAATTATATGTTTATGAAGATGACAAAGACGGAATAATAAAGGGTATGATGCGTACGGGAATGTGCCGGGACAGCGACAAACCGGATAGCTTTGAACTTATGGCTATTTATGTAGAAAAAGCTTTTGAAAGGTCGGGAGTAGGTTCAAAATTAATTACTTATTTTCAGAAAGAAGCAAAAGAAGCCGGCATACATGAATTATGCATTTGGGTCTTTCAAGAAAACCGGATCGCAAGAAGTTTTTATGAGCATCACGGCTTTAAGCCGGATGGCAAAACACAAGTCCATGAAGCTTTAAAGGCTCCCGAAATGAGATATGTAAAAACAGTTTAA
- the prmC gene encoding peptide chain release factor N(5)-glutamine methyltransferase, whose product MLFFTVKDARLFAAHSFLSSLLLTRNGYGRNEALFDADILIAHILKKERSWLLSHSDFDFLPYKNEFEAFVQKRSSGIPIAYLTGTKDFFGRTFYVNENVLIPKPDTETLVELALNFAMEKLKKNEPLFVLDICTGSGCIGLSLAAELYENLSQTSNAFDKPQRAQRTQSYFDRSFFLILADISEEALKVCKKNMDSLLPSALYKRALAVKADLHLPFPCVPEPKRSYDLITANPPYVPSRLTESLLEDGRSEPCLALDGGIEGLDLIPPLAENSYLSLNLGGKLFVEVGEYHAAQAAEIFRSAGFSQVQIHKDLAGNDRVIECTKFSP is encoded by the coding sequence ATGCTTTTTTTTACCGTAAAGGATGCCCGTCTTTTTGCTGCTCATTCCTTTCTTTCTTCGCTCCTTTTAACAAGGAACGGATACGGAAGGAATGAGGCTCTCTTTGATGCCGATATTTTGATAGCCCATATCTTAAAAAAAGAGCGCTCATGGTTATTGTCTCATTCCGATTTTGATTTTTTACCATACAAGAATGAGTTTGAAGCTTTTGTTCAAAAAAGAAGTTCAGGTATCCCCATTGCCTATTTAACCGGAACAAAGGATTTTTTCGGAAGAACCTTTTATGTAAATGAAAATGTGCTTATCCCCAAGCCCGACACCGAAACCTTGGTAGAGCTTGCATTGAATTTTGCAATGGAGAAGTTAAAAAAAAATGAGCCTCTCTTTGTTTTGGATATTTGCACAGGGTCGGGCTGTATAGGTCTATCCCTTGCGGCGGAGCTTTATGAGAACTTAAGCCAAACATCTAACGCGTTTGATAAACCGCAGAGGGCGCAAAGAACGCAAAGTTATTTTGATAGAAGTTTTTTTTTGATTCTTGCGGATATTTCGGAGGAAGCTTTAAAAGTTTGTAAAAAGAATATGGATTCCCTTTTGCCTTCCGCTCTTTATAAGAGGGCCCTTGCAGTAAAAGCCGATCTGCATCTACCTTTTCCCTGCGTGCCGGAGCCGAAACGAAGCTACGATTTGATAACTGCAAATCCGCCATACGTTCCGTCAAGGCTTACGGAAAGCCTTTTAGAAGATGGCCGCTCTGAACCCTGCCTTGCTCTTGACGGCGGTATTGAAGGGTTAGACTTAATTCCTCCCTTGGCAGAAAACTCTTATTTAAGCTTAAACCTCGGCGGAAAACTTTTTGTTGAAGTAGGCGAATACCATGCAGCCCAAGCCGCCGAGATTTTTAGAAGTGCAGGTTTTTCTCAAGTTCAAATTCATAAAGACCTTGCAGGAAACGACCGAGTCATAGAGTGCACAAAGTTTAGCCCTTAA
- the prfA gene encoding peptide chain release factor 1 gives MKERLDNLRKRLVEVEKEVENPNLIKDVAKYKETMREHSYLSKLMEEYDNYLSIEKQIEDSKLLIQEESDAELKEMAREELHSLEAAFEKSEADLKMLLIPPDPLEEKNIIMEIRGGTGGDEAALFAADLFRMYTHYAEMKNWKYEVLSLNETELGGYKEITFSISGKYVYGSLRYESGVHRVQRVPETEGSGRIHTSAVTVAVLPEAEETEIEINQEDLRIDVMRAGGPGGQCVNTTDSAVRITHIPTGLVVICQDEKSQIKNKAKAMRVLRSRLYDLEESKKQAERAQNRKSQVGSGDRSERIRTYNFPQNRVTDHRINLTLYKLDAVMQGSLDELIDALCIAAREEMMKAADHHLEHK, from the coding sequence ATGAAAGAACGATTGGATAATTTAAGAAAGAGGCTTGTCGAAGTCGAAAAAGAAGTTGAAAACCCTAACCTTATCAAAGATGTTGCAAAATATAAAGAAACCATGAGGGAACACTCCTATCTTTCAAAATTGATGGAAGAATACGATAACTATCTTTCTATCGAAAAACAGATAGAAGATTCCAAGCTTCTCATTCAAGAAGAAAGCGATGCCGAACTTAAAGAGATGGCGAGGGAAGAGCTGCATTCTCTTGAAGCCGCCTTTGAAAAAAGCGAGGCAGATCTCAAGATGCTTTTAATTCCGCCCGATCCTCTGGAAGAAAAAAATATTATTATGGAAATACGCGGCGGTACAGGAGGCGATGAAGCCGCCCTCTTTGCGGCCGACCTTTTTAGAATGTATACCCACTACGCCGAAATGAAAAACTGGAAGTACGAGGTTTTGTCCCTAAACGAAACCGAGCTCGGCGGTTACAAGGAAATTACTTTTTCCATCTCGGGAAAGTATGTTTACGGAAGTCTCCGCTATGAGTCGGGCGTTCACCGCGTTCAACGTGTTCCTGAAACGGAGGGCTCAGGCCGCATTCACACAAGTGCCGTAACCGTTGCGGTTTTGCCCGAAGCCGAAGAAACCGAAATCGAAATCAATCAAGAAGATTTGCGTATTGATGTTATGCGTGCAGGCGGCCCGGGCGGTCAGTGTGTTAATACCACGGACTCGGCAGTCCGCATTACCCACATACCCACCGGCCTTGTCGTTATTTGTCAGGACGAAAAAAGCCAGATTAAAAATAAGGCAAAGGCTATGCGTGTTTTGCGAAGCCGCCTTTATGATTTGGAAGAAAGTAAAAAGCAGGCAGAACGGGCTCAAAACAGAAAAAGTCAGGTCGGCTCCGGCGACCGCTCCGAACGTATCCGCACCTATAACTTTCCGCAAAACCGCGTAACCGATCACCGCATTAACTTAACCCTTTATAAATTGGATGCGGTCATGCAGGGTTCTCTCGACGAATTAATCGATGCCCTCTGTATCGCCGCCCGCGAAGAAATGATGAAGGCCGCAGATCATCACTTGGAGCATAAATAA
- the priA gene encoding replication restart helicase PriA: protein MAKWLTLAFNLPLYQSFTYKNIEEDGGSLVGKRASVQLGSRNLIGFIIEESDVFPKDSPVGEDKIKPIKRVVDKETIFGQAQIELASWISHFYICSFGEALSAILPSGKREVSFENLKWGAEFEDKNFSLSDEQKDAVEKIVNSNKKEFFYLYGLTGSGKTEVFLKAAEKIIAEGKAVIYLVPEIGLTHQVISAAVKRFGSQAAVLHSGLTGSERLNQWMRIRRGEALMIVGARSAVFAPAKNIGLIIIDEEHDASYKSGSVPRYHARQTAMYLAVKHNCPVVMGSATPSLEAWNMIQNKKIKLLSLSKRLAGGSLPQIEIENISGLKGALSDRLISEIRKTKNEGKQTILFLNRRGFSHIFRCRSCGYEMLCKNCSVPMTFHKSENVMKCHYCGMQARPPSLCPECNSLDIGYAGVGTEFIEEEVSRSFPDCTVARIDTDTVSKKNSLENRLKDFKDGKIDILLGTQMIAKGLNFPKVRLVGIILADTGLQMPDFRAAERSFALITQAAGRAGRFSEDGLVIIQTLKPNHPSIVCAKNHEYEKFYEYELGQRKLLDFPPFKRLIRLVFRSKDLKKAELAAEGAANILKYILSSQNKDEAEIMGPSECVLSMIAGNHRQQILLRSSNFPLIQTAASRFVKEYKPMTGIYIEVDTDPVNLM from the coding sequence ATGGCAAAATGGCTTACTCTTGCCTTTAATCTTCCACTCTACCAAAGCTTTACCTATAAAAACATAGAAGAAGACGGCGGGAGCCTTGTGGGGAAAAGGGCTTCGGTTCAACTCGGCTCAAGAAATTTGATAGGCTTTATAATAGAAGAATCCGATGTGTTTCCTAAAGACAGCCCTGTGGGAGAAGATAAAATAAAGCCGATTAAACGAGTGGTCGACAAGGAAACAATTTTCGGGCAGGCACAGATAGAACTTGCCTCTTGGATTTCGCACTTTTATATTTGCAGCTTCGGCGAAGCCCTCTCCGCAATTCTTCCTTCGGGAAAAAGAGAAGTTTCTTTTGAAAACTTAAAATGGGGAGCCGAATTTGAAGATAAGAATTTTTCTCTTTCCGATGAACAAAAAGATGCCGTCGAAAAAATCGTAAACTCAAACAAAAAAGAATTCTTTTATTTATACGGCTTAACCGGTTCAGGGAAGACGGAAGTTTTTTTAAAGGCCGCCGAAAAGATAATCGCAGAAGGCAAGGCCGTCATCTACCTTGTTCCCGAAATAGGGCTTACCCATCAGGTTATAAGTGCGGCCGTAAAACGCTTCGGCTCTCAGGCTGCCGTTTTGCACTCGGGCCTTACGGGCAGCGAAAGGCTCAACCAATGGATGAGGATAAGACGGGGAGAAGCCCTTATGATTGTCGGGGCGAGGAGTGCCGTCTTTGCTCCTGCTAAAAACATAGGCCTTATCATAATAGATGAAGAGCATGATGCTTCCTATAAGTCGGGTTCCGTGCCCCGCTACCATGCCCGCCAGACTGCGATGTACTTGGCCGTAAAGCATAATTGCCCCGTGGTAATGGGCTCTGCAACTCCATCGCTTGAAGCGTGGAATATGATTCAAAACAAAAAAATCAAACTCCTTTCCCTTTCAAAAAGACTTGCAGGCGGAAGCCTTCCTCAAATCGAAATAGAAAATATTTCCGGCTTAAAGGGAGCTTTGAGCGACAGGCTTATAAGCGAAATACGCAAAACCAAAAATGAAGGAAAACAAACAATCCTCTTTTTGAACAGGCGGGGCTTTTCCCATATTTTTAGATGCCGTTCCTGCGGCTATGAGATGCTTTGCAAAAACTGTTCCGTGCCGATGACCTTTCATAAAAGTGAAAATGTAATGAAATGCCACTATTGCGGAATGCAGGCAAGGCCGCCTTCTCTTTGCCCTGAATGTAATTCCCTCGATATAGGCTATGCCGGCGTCGGTACGGAATTTATCGAAGAAGAAGTTTCCCGCTCCTTCCCCGACTGCACGGTTGCGAGGATTGACACCGACACCGTTTCCAAAAAGAACAGTCTTGAAAACCGCTTAAAAGATTTTAAGGATGGGAAAATAGATATCCTCCTCGGAACGCAGATGATAGCAAAGGGCTTGAATTTTCCGAAAGTAAGGCTTGTCGGAATTATCCTTGCGGACACGGGCCTTCAAATGCCCGACTTTAGAGCCGCCGAAAGGAGTTTCGCACTTATCACTCAGGCAGCAGGAAGGGCAGGGCGGTTCAGCGAGGATGGGCTTGTCATTATTCAAACACTAAAGCCTAATCATCCTTCGATTGTTTGTGCAAAAAATCACGAGTACGAAAAGTTTTATGAGTATGAACTCGGGCAAAGAAAGCTCTTGGATTTTCCGCCCTTTAAGCGTCTGATTCGTTTGGTCTTTAGAAGCAAGGACTTAAAAAAAGCCGAGCTGGCCGCAGAAGGTGCTGCGAACATTCTAAAATATATTCTATCTTCACAAAACAAAGACGAAGCCGAAATAATGGGACCCTCGGAATGTGTTCTATCGATGATAGCCGGAAATCACCGCCAACAGATTTTACTCCGCTCTTCAAATTTCCCCCTAATCCAAACCGCCGCATCCCGTTTTGTAAAAGAATATAAACCGATGACAGGCATCTACATCGAGGTCGACACCGATCCGGTCAATCTTATGTGA
- a CDS encoding uracil-DNA glycosylase, which yields MKAEEKKTLYTFFRTASEYLSGFKTDEEYPDFADTVLSETAIPDTALPETDEAAGLTIPLSDTDSESGFESLEKVYAQIASCKACRLCERRHNTVAGEGPCEFSNFDNKIEVMVIGEGPGADEDAQGRPFVGKAGQLLDKMLAAIELYRTHNCYITNVVKCRPPNNRDPLPDETAACRNYLNAQIALIRPKAILVVGRVALQNLLETQEGIGKMHGKFFEYQNIPLMATYHPSALLRDVNLKRPAWEDLKLFRSRLNELSQQID from the coding sequence ATGAAAGCCGAAGAAAAAAAAACATTATACACATTTTTCCGCACAGCCTCGGAATATCTATCGGGTTTTAAAACCGATGAAGAATATCCCGATTTTGCCGATACCGTTCTATCCGAGACGGCTATTCCCGATACCGCTCTACCGGAAACGGACGAAGCGGCCGGCTTAACAATTCCTTTAAGCGATACGGATTCGGAAAGCGGCTTTGAAAGTCTTGAAAAGGTCTATGCTCAAATTGCTTCCTGTAAGGCCTGCCGTCTATGCGAGAGGCGGCATAATACGGTTGCAGGCGAGGGGCCTTGCGAGTTTTCTAATTTTGATAATAAGATAGAAGTAATGGTCATAGGAGAGGGGCCGGGAGCCGATGAGGATGCCCAAGGCCGCCCCTTTGTCGGTAAGGCCGGACAGCTTTTGGATAAGATGCTTGCCGCTATCGAATTATACCGCACCCATAATTGTTATATCACAAATGTTGTAAAGTGCAGACCGCCCAATAACCGCGACCCTCTGCCCGATGAAACGGCTGCGTGCAGAAATTATTTAAATGCCCAAATTGCCTTGATAAGGCCTAAGGCGATTCTTGTGGTTGGCAGGGTAGCTCTTCAAAACCTCTTGGAAACTCAAGAAGGAATAGGCAAGATGCACGGCAAGTTTTTTGAATACCAAAACATTCCCCTGATGGCGACCTATCACCCAAGTGCCCTTTTGAGGGATGTTAATCTAAAACGGCCTGCATGGGAAGACTTAAAACTCTTCCGTTCCCGCCTCAATGAATTGTCTCAACAAATTGATTGA
- a CDS encoding SPFH domain-containing protein, with product MKKRTSFLIWLFILIALGGTAFFFGWMQFSVPAGSYGVMLSKSGGYHDRLIIPGEFMWRWERLVPTNSKILTFNLKAQDIEYKNEGALPSADKFGLVMEQKNDFRWKFALKISASVKPESLISLVKNASIKTQSDLDDFIRTRVEEAAQKSANEFIEYFLSNPEEYEKLKFQYAAFNDKITSDLKNKENTEIEIVSVELSSDFVIPDLKLYTTIRDVYSEYEKARSKVFTDLMIEEGKSAAGSKFRMNDLKEWGELLKQYPQLIDFLAVARSDASETLKALRELKAKMSGAQVSGTQGGGQ from the coding sequence ATGAAAAAAAGAACTTCATTTTTAATTTGGCTTTTTATTTTGATTGCCTTGGGAGGTACCGCCTTTTTTTTCGGGTGGATGCAGTTTTCAGTTCCTGCCGGATCTTACGGCGTAATGCTTTCAAAGTCGGGAGGCTATCATGACAGGCTCATTATTCCGGGCGAATTTATGTGGCGATGGGAGAGGCTTGTTCCGACCAATTCAAAAATTCTTACCTTTAATTTAAAAGCCCAAGACATTGAGTATAAAAATGAAGGTGCCCTTCCTTCCGCTGATAAATTCGGTTTGGTGATGGAACAAAAAAACGATTTCCGCTGGAAGTTTGCTCTAAAGATTTCGGCTTCCGTAAAGCCTGAAAGTTTAATAAGCCTTGTTAAAAACGCTTCGATAAAAACCCAAAGTGATTTGGACGATTTTATTCGAACAAGAGTTGAAGAAGCCGCTCAAAAATCCGCAAACGAATTTATCGAGTATTTTTTATCCAATCCTGAAGAATATGAAAAGCTGAAATTTCAATATGCAGCCTTTAACGATAAAATCACATCGGATTTAAAAAACAAGGAGAATACCGAAATTGAAATTGTTTCGGTTGAGCTTTCTTCCGATTTTGTAATTCCCGATTTAAAACTGTATACAACAATAAGGGATGTTTATTCGGAGTATGAAAAAGCAAGGAGCAAGGTCTTTACCGACCTTATGATTGAAGAAGGAAAATCCGCTGCCGGTTCAAAATTCCGAATGAATGATCTAAAAGAATGGGGCGAGCTTTTAAAGCAGTATCCCCAGCTTATCGACTTTTTGGCCGTAGCTAGAAGCGATGCGAGCGAAACACTTAAGGCTTTGCGTGAGCTTAAAGCTAAGATGAGCGGCGCTCAGGTCAGCGGTACTCAAGGCGGCGGGCAATAG
- a CDS encoding formylglycine-generating enzyme family protein yields the protein MGEDASAPELTDEDAFYTDTTVYVKSRSDLPPLGPIQNGTNKVKITFAVHPAEAGKILGPNPISVNRNTTWNQLEAYAKAALKANYGFSEEHVEWKKDDSVLGNTDNFNTDVTLTAYPEDLRIFVTLTGDSRITIAEPATITVIDGAKWKDIKTKAAAKVTVKNANYAITAWKLDGESGTVLTDDYEFKKNQGTSRTVYAKTGDRRITLTVKYGRGFDATKNGGTITVYDGDTWRSVKAEAAKKLNIPKGIILQEWRRNDASGEIIKDGYIFRASDGNTHTFFARIRADIKLKDNKLTYYAMVNGDVTEYDYWLCGIPEAKGGLIGRDDNLSNKERPIYLSAYRMGKTEVPQVLYELVMGKNPSYHQGGSHLPAEGERQELRPVEKVSWLDCIAFCNELTRCTEGLGEGQCVYTYNNKPYTVQDAEDKRTPYISPWARKGFCLPTDEEWEWAAQGDSRRQKYSGTNDVNGLNSYAWYRENSEHKTHEVQTKTSNDDGLHDMSGNVAEWCWNRYEYSESKRIIRGGCFADSESLCTCDARDHMRDYDTRDIFYGLRIVFHP from the coding sequence TTGGGCGAGGACGCAAGTGCACCGGAGCTCACCGACGAAGACGCTTTTTACACAGACACCACCGTGTATGTTAAATCGCGGTCTGATTTACCGCCGCTCGGACCTATACAAAACGGAACGAATAAGGTCAAAATCACTTTTGCGGTACACCCTGCCGAAGCGGGGAAGATACTGGGGCCTAACCCTATCAGCGTAAATAGAAATACGACGTGGAATCAGCTTGAAGCCTACGCCAAAGCCGCACTCAAGGCGAACTACGGCTTTAGCGAAGAACATGTCGAATGGAAAAAGGACGACAGCGTGTTGGGTAATACCGACAACTTCAACACCGATGTAACGCTCACCGCATATCCGGAAGACCTGCGCATTTTCGTAACGCTTACCGGTGACAGCCGCATTACGATTGCAGAGCCTGCAACCATTACCGTTATCGACGGGGCAAAGTGGAAGGACATCAAAACCAAGGCGGCCGCCAAGGTAACGGTGAAAAACGCCAACTACGCCATAACCGCATGGAAACTTGATGGTGAAAGCGGCACAGTGTTGACTGACGATTATGAGTTCAAAAAAAACCAAGGGACATCCCGCACAGTCTATGCCAAAACGGGCGACAGGCGCATAACGCTTACCGTCAAGTACGGCAGGGGTTTTGACGCTACGAAGAACGGCGGCACCATCACCGTATACGACGGTGATACGTGGCGCAGTGTAAAAGCGGAGGCGGCAAAAAAGCTAAACATACCGAAAGGCATTATCTTACAGGAATGGCGGCGTAACGACGCAAGCGGTGAAATTATAAAGGACGGTTATATCTTTAGAGCAAGCGACGGTAATACACACACTTTCTTTGCACGTATCAGAGCGGACATAAAACTTAAAGATAATAAACTGACTTATTACGCCATGGTAAACGGCGATGTTACCGAATACGACTACTGGCTGTGCGGTATTCCGGAGGCAAAAGGCGGTTTGATTGGCAGAGATGATAACCTCAGCAACAAGGAGCGTCCGATCTATTTGTCGGCCTATCGGATGGGCAAAACCGAAGTACCTCAGGTTCTGTACGAACTGGTAATGGGAAAAAATCCGAGCTACCATCAGGGCGGCTCACATCTGCCGGCTGAAGGCGAAAGGCAAGAGCTGCGTCCGGTAGAAAAGGTAAGCTGGCTTGACTGTATTGCTTTTTGCAATGAATTGACGCGCTGTACGGAAGGTTTGGGAGAAGGACAATGCGTGTATACCTACAACAATAAACCCTACACCGTACAGGATGCAGAGGACAAACGTACACCCTATATATCACCTTGGGCGCGCAAAGGATTTTGCCTGCCCACCGACGAGGAATGGGAGTGGGCAGCTCAAGGGGATAGTCGGAGGCAGAAGTATTCGGGTACGAATGATGTAAATGGCCTTAACAGTTATGCGTGGTACAGAGAAAACAGCGAACACAAAACCCACGAAGTACAAACGAAAACCTCGAACGACGACGGCTTACACGACATGAGCGGCAACGTCGCCGAATGGTGCTGGAATCGGTATGAATATTCTGAATCCAAGCGTATCATTCGAGGCGGTTGTTTTGCAGACTCCGAGTCTTTATGTACTTGTGACGCACGAGACCACATGCGTGACTACGACACAAGAGATATCTTTTACGGTCTTCGCATAGTGTTTCATCCTTGA